A genome region from Deinococcus sp. KNUC1210 includes the following:
- a CDS encoding HD domain-containing protein, with amino-acid sequence MPSFSLTHKVAALPAKLRRLARSLHAGQATPDDAWALAALTPSEGRVYLGMDARDREHAVRVAQALLAGHPQASGELLAASLLHDCGKSVRPYRVWERVAVGLVPGRVSRWVPLGALYVRGYHPELGAALLSGVGARTGVVELVRRHHRPGSDPDAALLHRYDNLE; translated from the coding sequence TTGCCCTCGTTTTCCCTGACCCATAAGGTCGCCGCGCTGCCCGCCAAGCTGCGGCGGCTGGCCCGTTCGCTGCACGCGGGGCAGGCCACGCCCGACGACGCCTGGGCACTTGCGGCGCTCACACCGTCAGAAGGGCGGGTGTATCTGGGCATGGATGCCCGCGACCGTGAACATGCGGTACGCGTGGCCCAGGCGTTGCTGGCCGGTCATCCGCAGGCGTCGGGGGAACTGCTGGCGGCCTCCCTGCTGCACGACTGTGGCAAGTCGGTGCGCCCCTACCGCGTCTGGGAGCGTGTCGCGGTGGGGCTGGTGCCGGGGCGTGTGTCGCGCTGGGTGCCGCTGGGCGCACTCTATGTGCGCGGTTATCATCCTGAACTGGGCGCGGCGCTGCTGAGCGGTGTGGGAGCGCGGACGGGCGTGGTCGAGCTGGTGCGGCGGCACCACCGACCGGGCAGCGATCCCGATGCGGCGCTGCTGCACCGCTACGACAATCTCGAATGA
- a CDS encoding NUDIX hydrolase, producing MPRRDLLVTAAILRDRFGRVLLVGNDWQGLGRVRFTLPGGVVESGEVAPEGLYREILEETGLKLTGIKHLAYMVHIEDERRGERAIAIVFEATWEGLLNPADPDGFIVSASFFTPEEAIDKLESPPMREPLNDYLKTGQPGRFYAFKGWDGKGGLRIPALKREEK from the coding sequence ATGCCCCGGCGTGATCTGCTGGTCACGGCAGCCATCCTGCGTGACCGATTTGGACGGGTGCTGCTGGTCGGCAACGACTGGCAGGGCCTGGGGCGGGTACGGTTCACGCTGCCGGGTGGTGTGGTCGAATCGGGCGAGGTCGCCCCAGAAGGGCTGTACCGCGAGATTCTGGAAGAAACCGGGCTGAAGCTGACCGGCATCAAGCACCTGGCCTACATGGTGCATATCGAGGACGAACGCCGGGGCGAGCGGGCCATCGCCATCGTCTTCGAGGCCACCTGGGAAGGCCTGCTCAATCCCGCCGACCCCGACGGCTTCATCGTGTCGGCCAGTTTCTTCACGCCGGAAGAGGCCATCGACAAGCTGGAAAGCCCGCCCATGCGCGAACCGCTGAACGACTACCTGAAAACCGGGCAGCCGGGCCGCTTCTACGCCTTCAAAGGGTGGGACGGCAAAGGCGGCCTGCGAATTCCGGCCCTGAAGCGCGAAGAGAAGTAG
- the prfA gene encoding peptide chain release factor 1, whose translation MLSGRPAAAGRIQELEREYAAIELSLGNPAVLADNAEYLRLTRRHRALTPLITLWRDYNELETQAREATALLDDPDLGELARTELDSAQSRMNALQSELEVLLLPTDPHDASDVILELRAGAGGDEAGLFAADLLRMYSRYGEGLNLKLSVVDASESDLGGYSRLVAEVTGDDAYRALKWEKGVHRVQRIPATETQGRIHTSTVTVAVLPQVEQTEVSLDLSEVRIDVFRSQGAGGQGVNTTDSAVRATYRAGTPDEIMVVCQDGRSQLKNKEKALQILRSRLAERQREEQMHSEREARSSQVGSGDRSEKIRTYNYPQNRVTDHRLSGDDKNFALEGVMEGGLAPVIAALVRAEREQQLLDMTDHAPA comes from the coding sequence GTGCTGAGCGGCAGACCCGCTGCGGCAGGCCGAATACAGGAATTGGAACGTGAGTACGCCGCTATCGAGCTGAGTCTGGGCAATCCGGCCGTGCTGGCAGACAACGCCGAATATCTGCGCCTGACGCGCCGTCACCGTGCCCTTACGCCCCTGATTACGCTGTGGCGCGACTACAACGAGCTGGAAACTCAGGCCCGCGAGGCCACAGCCCTACTGGACGATCCCGACCTGGGAGAACTGGCGCGCACCGAACTCGACAGCGCCCAGAGCCGCATGAACGCGCTTCAGAGCGAACTGGAAGTGCTGCTGCTGCCCACCGATCCGCACGATGCCAGCGACGTGATTCTGGAACTGCGGGCCGGAGCGGGCGGCGATGAGGCCGGGCTGTTTGCTGCCGACCTGCTGCGGATGTACTCGCGCTACGGCGAGGGTCTGAATCTGAAATTGAGCGTGGTGGACGCCTCGGAATCTGATCTGGGCGGCTATTCGCGGCTGGTGGCCGAGGTGACGGGCGACGACGCCTACCGCGCCCTGAAGTGGGAAAAGGGCGTCCACCGGGTTCAGCGCATTCCCGCTACCGAGACACAGGGACGCATCCACACCAGCACCGTGACGGTGGCGGTGTTGCCCCAGGTCGAGCAGACGGAAGTGTCGCTCGATCTGTCGGAAGTGCGGATCGACGTTTTTCGCTCGCAGGGTGCGGGTGGACAGGGCGTCAATACCACGGACAGCGCCGTACGGGCCACCTACCGCGCCGGAACGCCCGACGAGATCATGGTGGTGTGTCAGGACGGACGCAGCCAGCTCAAGAACAAGGAAAAGGCGCTGCAGATTCTGCGGTCGCGGCTGGCCGAGCGGCAGCGCGAGGAGCAGATGCACTCCGAGCGCGAGGCCCGCAGTTCGCAGGTGGGCAGCGGCGACCGCAGCGAGAAGATCCGCACCTACAACTATCCGCAGAACCGCGTGACCGATCACCGACTGTCCGGCGACGACAAGAACTTTGCGCTGGAAGGGGTGATGGAAGGTGGACTGGCTCCGGTCATCGCCGCGCTGGTGCGCGCCGAGCGCGAGCAGCAGCTTCTCGATATGACCGACCATGCCCCGGCGTGA
- a CDS encoding HAD family phosphatase yields the protein MTHASDSVSTQPAFPASGQRHVAFDWGGVFTVGTFDGRSTQRLAERLGLNVEAVRASYFRHVRQLEVGAWTLPQFWDTLAAETGADPAFVYEHFQELYLGSILPNQPMFELLARLPQQVRVGLLSNNYPVVSDHLRQNAAFARLHQPVFSNEIGVKKPDPASFAALEAAMNLPASQVAFVDDVQENIEAAERAGFHGLLYDHTQHADFERRLAAWLVLPEDGE from the coding sequence ATGACCCACGCCAGCGATTCAGTTTCCACTCAGCCTGCCTTCCCAGCCTCCGGACAGCGACACGTGGCCTTCGACTGGGGCGGCGTGTTTACCGTCGGCACCTTCGACGGACGCTCGACCCAGCGCTTGGCCGAGCGGCTGGGGCTGAACGTCGAAGCGGTGCGGGCCAGCTATTTCCGGCACGTGCGGCAACTGGAAGTCGGAGCGTGGACGCTGCCGCAGTTCTGGGACACACTGGCTGCGGAAACCGGAGCCGATCCCGCCTTCGTGTACGAGCACTTTCAGGAACTGTATCTGGGCAGCATTCTGCCGAATCAGCCGATGTTCGAGCTGCTTGCCCGGCTGCCTCAGCAGGTGCGCGTCGGTCTGCTCAGCAACAATTACCCGGTGGTCAGCGACCATCTGCGCCAGAACGCGGCGTTTGCGCGGCTCCATCAGCCGGTCTTCAGCAACGAGATCGGTGTGAAGAAGCCCGATCCGGCCTCGTTCGCGGCGCTGGAAGCGGCCATGAACCTTCCGGCGTCTCAGGTGGCCTTCGTGGACGACGTGCAGGAGAATATCGAGGCGGCAGAGCGGGCCGGATTTCACGGACTGCTGTACGACCACACCCAGCACGCCGATTTCGAGCGGCGGCTGGCTGCCTGGCTGGTGCTGCCCGAAGACGGCGAGTGA
- a CDS encoding DUF3208 domain-containing protein, with translation MSESSGRSAVRLLQGYVWHPANADLDLESYLPRELDEAYLLWDVVTPPFAFFENGEPTASQTFYQFTVLQVFEQRPSADELGQAARAASEALNPLLEAMPGGVGWQLWEDLREL, from the coding sequence ATGAGCGAGTCTTCAGGCCGTTCGGCGGTGCGGCTGCTTCAGGGCTACGTGTGGCATCCTGCCAACGCCGATCTCGACCTCGAATCCTACCTTCCACGCGAGTTGGACGAAGCTTATCTGCTCTGGGACGTGGTCACGCCGCCCTTTGCCTTTTTCGAGAACGGAGAGCCGACCGCCTCGCAGACCTTCTATCAGTTCACGGTCCTGCAGGTGTTCGAGCAGCGTCCCAGCGCCGACGAACTCGGGCAGGCGGCCAGGGCGGCCAGCGAGGCGCTGAACCCGCTGCTGGAGGCCATGCCGGGCGGTGTGGGCTGGCAGCTCTGGGAAGACCTGCGGGAGTTGTAA
- a CDS encoding transcriptional regulator has product MTLPEGQPVQVAVLMYPGVSELDVGLMLGLLRSLDVPERVGTPDAAAVTLARTRGSLSCAGGLVSTPQFMFAAAPPLAGVLIPGGLGAQKAGRDAVIREFLSQQAAKRVPLALCGSGVLLAGEAGLLRTREVGCAPELSETVWGYLPDDLRPGEVVADEREDAAALYSGPGGLAGLPVMLRLAERLWPAEAVARAASLIGVPQDAPR; this is encoded by the coding sequence ATGACGCTGCCGGAAGGTCAGCCGGTGCAGGTCGCGGTGCTGATGTATCCGGGCGTCAGCGAGCTGGATGTGGGGCTGATGCTGGGCCTGCTGCGCTCGCTGGACGTGCCGGAACGCGTGGGCACGCCCGACGCTGCCGCTGTCACGCTGGCCCGCACGCGTGGCAGTCTGAGCTGTGCAGGAGGTCTGGTCAGCACGCCTCAGTTCATGTTTGCCGCCGCGCCCCCGCTGGCAGGCGTGCTGATTCCCGGCGGTCTGGGCGCACAGAAGGCCGGACGCGACGCCGTGATCCGGGAATTTCTGAGCCAGCAGGCAGCGAAGCGGGTACCGCTGGCCCTCTGTGGCAGCGGCGTGCTGCTGGCAGGCGAAGCGGGGCTGCTGCGAACCCGGGAGGTGGGCTGCGCTCCCGAGCTGAGCGAAACCGTGTGGGGCTACTTGCCCGACGACCTGCGACCCGGCGAAGTGGTGGCCGATGAGCGAGAGGATGCGGCAGCGCTGTACAGCGGCCCCGGCGGTCTGGCGGGCCTCCCGGTGATGCTGCGGCTGGCAGAGCGGCTGTGGCCTGCTGAGGCGGTGGCGCGGGCTGCCAGTCTCATCGGAGTGCCGCAGGACGCCCCGAGATGA
- the holA gene encoding DNA polymerase III subunit delta: MLLGFSGNAFLADETARDVLLGRGLKLRDLPRLSGDDVKAEIAAPHLAPSLFGEAALVVDLAGVKVPAGFMELLAKSGATVAVLDASPTATRLKLYEAQGEHHPSPAPNKPGEVAAWVAKRAQQLQLRLDKGAALYLAEVFGSDLAGMTSELNKLTLLPEQTAGPLTRETVARVVGLEAPGDSFAMLGAATAGQTAEALGQLRRLLSGGEDPFKLLGAVVWQYSLVARCVALQAGGERVTDVMAAQRLNVKPYPAKKALDVARRLNESKIRAHLGRILEADQNMKRGLDAGAVLERLMVQLSL, translated from the coding sequence ATGCTCCTGGGATTCAGTGGAAATGCCTTCCTGGCCGACGAAACGGCGCGTGACGTGCTGCTCGGACGGGGTCTGAAGCTGCGCGACCTGCCGCGTCTGAGCGGCGACGACGTGAAGGCCGAGATCGCCGCTCCGCATCTGGCCCCGTCGCTGTTCGGAGAGGCCGCGCTGGTGGTCGATCTGGCGGGCGTCAAGGTTCCGGCAGGCTTTATGGAACTGCTGGCAAAATCGGGCGCGACCGTGGCGGTGCTCGACGCCTCGCCCACCGCGACCCGGCTGAAACTGTACGAGGCGCAGGGGGAGCACCATCCTTCACCCGCGCCCAACAAGCCCGGCGAGGTGGCGGCGTGGGTCGCCAAACGTGCCCAGCAGTTGCAGCTCAGGCTCGACAAGGGCGCGGCACTGTATCTGGCCGAGGTCTTCGGCTCCGATCTGGCGGGTATGACCTCCGAACTGAACAAACTGACGCTGCTGCCAGAGCAGACAGCCGGGCCGCTGACCCGCGAGACGGTGGCGCGGGTGGTGGGTCTGGAAGCACCGGGCGACAGCTTCGCCATGCTGGGGGCCGCGACGGCGGGGCAGACAGCCGAGGCGCTGGGGCAACTGCGGCGGCTGTTGTCGGGCGGCGAAGACCCCTTCAAACTGCTGGGCGCGGTGGTGTGGCAGTACAGTCTGGTGGCCCGCTGCGTGGCGCTCCAGGCGGGCGGCGAGCGCGTCACCGACGTGATGGCCGCCCAGCGTCTGAACGTCAAACCCTATCCGGCCAAGAAGGCGCTGGACGTGGCCCGCCGCCTGAACGAAAGCAAGATTCGCGCCCACCTGGGCCGCATTCTGGAGGCCGATCAGAACATGAAGCGCGGCCTGGACGCGGGCGCGGTGCTGGAACGCCTGATGGTGCAGCTCAGTCTGTAG
- a CDS encoding aminoglycoside phosphotransferase family protein has protein sequence MSDAPKPVCSTVVAVIADPECGRVLTEAGRLPELQVTGSVYFGQDVTEAFGKQLGAELELLRRVAFRRLPASETHQLREAVWSLDLLSDSASGEWLLPADLPAEQRPWAEAALLPAPPARPLWQRSGGQARLLAWLDDELSAQERPRTAALQVIKHTQISFLARVPTASGPLYFKAVPGFFRSEVPVTCWLSRELPGAAPPVLAADDAQGVVLLENGGETLKLNVVGWGFPDDQRGAWTPDDSRALLRQVAQLQRASEVRLSELRGLGLREKGPQYVLAWLPRLLDGRYFRTGQPDGLSTEEAQRLQAMQPELEAQLERLAASPVALTLGHGDLHEGNVLKWQERFTLIDWSDACITHPFLDANPGYLVPGEHAEAAADAYLEAWKDVLPPAELRALYRAGQQAGELFRALGYIDGILLGVEDASEWGNAHLWHFRELLKRAGEV, from the coding sequence ATGTCTGACGCGCCCAAACCCGTTTGCAGTACCGTGGTGGCCGTCATTGCCGATCCGGAATGCGGGCGCGTGCTGACGGAAGCCGGGCGGCTGCCAGAACTTCAGGTGACAGGCAGCGTGTATTTCGGTCAGGACGTGACGGAGGCGTTTGGAAAACAGCTCGGCGCTGAACTGGAACTGCTGCGGCGGGTGGCGTTTCGCAGGCTGCCCGCGAGCGAAACCCACCAGCTGCGCGAGGCCGTGTGGTCGCTCGATCTGCTCTCGGACAGTGCCAGCGGCGAATGGCTGCTGCCCGCCGACCTTCCCGCCGAGCAGCGCCCGTGGGCCGAGGCCGCCCTGCTTCCCGCTCCACCTGCACGCCCGCTGTGGCAGCGTTCCGGTGGACAGGCGCGGCTGCTGGCATGGCTGGACGACGAACTGAGCGCACAGGAACGCCCGCGCACCGCTGCGCTGCAGGTTATCAAGCACACGCAGATCAGCTTTCTAGCCCGCGTGCCCACCGCTTCCGGCCCGCTGTATTTCAAGGCAGTGCCGGGGTTTTTCCGCTCCGAGGTGCCCGTGACCTGCTGGCTGTCACGCGAGCTGCCAGGGGCCGCCCCGCCCGTGCTGGCTGCCGATGACGCGCAGGGCGTTGTGCTGCTGGAGAACGGCGGCGAGACGCTGAAGCTGAACGTGGTCGGCTGGGGCTTTCCCGACGATCAGCGCGGAGCCTGGACACCGGACGACAGCCGCGCCCTTCTGCGGCAGGTGGCGCAGCTTCAGCGGGCCAGTGAGGTTCGCCTGAGCGAACTGCGCGGCCTGGGCCTGCGGGAAAAGGGGCCACAGTACGTGCTGGCCTGGCTGCCGCGCCTGCTGGACGGCCGCTACTTCCGCACCGGGCAACCAGACGGGCTGAGCACCGAGGAAGCGCAGCGGCTTCAGGCGATGCAGCCCGAACTCGAAGCGCAGCTGGAACGGCTGGCGGCCTCGCCCGTCGCGCTGACCCTGGGTCACGGCGATCTGCACGAAGGCAACGTCCTGAAGTGGCAGGAGCGCTTCACGCTGATCGACTGGTCGGATGCCTGTATCACACACCCATTTCTGGATGCCAATCCCGGGTATCTCGTGCCGGGTGAGCACGCCGAAGCCGCTGCCGATGCCTACCTGGAAGCCTGGAAAGATGTGTTGCCCCCTGCCGAACTGCGGGCGCTGTACCGTGCCGGGCAACAGGCGGGCGAACTGTTCCGGGCGCTGGGCTATATCGACGGCATTCTGCTGGGCGTGGAAGACGCCTCAGAGTGGGGAAATGCCCACCTGTGGCACTTCCGCGAACTGCTGAAACGAGCGGGTGAAGTCTGA
- the fni gene encoding type 2 isopentenyl-diphosphate Delta-isomerase, protein MPPEQSSSELIRRKLRHIDACLQPQSQYQTVTTGLERVTWPYLALPELNLADIDLRRSFLGRPLSAPLLIGAMTGGAEKSALINRNLAVAAQRLGLGLMLGSQRVMLERPEARASFQVRAHAPDILLIGNLGAAQLLRGYGAAQMAQAVELVGADGLALHLNPLQEAMQTGGDTDWAGILARLHDVVPQLPFPVLLKEVGHGLGAATARQVAGVGFAALDVAGAGGTSWARVEQLSEHGSVLSPGLCEVGIPTAQAVREVRSVLPTVPLIASGGIRSGLDIAKALLLGADAVAIARPLLESALHSAEAVEAQLERLMWELRVALFVGGFGSVDDVKAASLSR, encoded by the coding sequence GTGCCTCCTGAACAGAGCAGCTCGGAGCTGATCCGCCGCAAGCTGCGCCACATCGACGCCTGTCTGCAACCCCAGTCGCAGTACCAGACCGTCACCACCGGGCTGGAGCGCGTGACCTGGCCTTACCTCGCGCTGCCGGAACTGAATCTGGCCGACATCGACCTGCGGCGCAGCTTTCTGGGCAGACCGCTGAGCGCTCCGCTGCTGATCGGGGCGATGACCGGCGGGGCCGAGAAATCGGCGCTGATCAACCGCAATCTCGCGGTGGCGGCGCAACGGCTGGGCTTAGGGCTGATGCTGGGTTCTCAGCGGGTAATGCTGGAAAGGCCGGAAGCGCGGGCGAGTTTTCAGGTCCGCGCCCACGCCCCCGACATCCTGTTGATCGGCAATCTGGGCGCGGCACAGTTGTTGCGGGGCTACGGCGCGGCGCAGATGGCGCAGGCGGTCGAACTCGTGGGGGCCGATGGACTGGCGCTGCACCTCAACCCTCTTCAGGAGGCCATGCAGACGGGCGGCGACACCGACTGGGCGGGCATTCTGGCCCGGCTGCACGACGTGGTGCCGCAGCTTCCCTTTCCGGTGCTGCTCAAGGAGGTCGGGCACGGGCTGGGTGCGGCGACGGCGCGGCAGGTGGCGGGCGTGGGCTTCGCGGCGCTGGACGTGGCGGGCGCGGGTGGCACGAGCTGGGCGCGGGTCGAGCAGCTCAGCGAACACGGCTCGGTGCTGAGTCCCGGTCTGTGCGAGGTGGGCATTCCCACCGCTCAGGCGGTGCGCGAGGTGCGGAGCGTGCTGCCCACAGTGCCCCTGATCGCCTCGGGCGGCATTCGCAGCGGGCTGGATATCGCAAAAGCGCTGCTGCTGGGAGCCGACGCGGTGGCGATTGCCCGCCCGCTGCTGGAAAGTGCGCTGCACAGTGCAGAAGCGGTCGAGGCCCAGCTGGAGCGGCTGATGTGGGAACTGCGGGTGGCGCTGTTTGTCGGCGGCTTCGGCAGCGTGGATGACGTAAAAGCGGCGAGTCTGAGCCGCTGA
- a CDS encoding alpha-amylase family protein codes for MQEDAQTARLRAAFDDDRDAETFLLRLQRYGPELQESLEAVYGAQAASVFERLTDALLLGYHERPADLRRLDEARLLRPDWLQQESMLGYVAYTDRFAGTLKDVPEHLGYLKELGVTYLHLMPLLKPRDGENDGGYAVQDYRAVRPDLGTIQDLATLAQKLRGQGMSLCLDLVLNHVAQEHEWAKRAQAGEERYRKYFLMFPDRQMPDAYERTLPEVFPDFAPGNFTWDETSEQWVWTTFNRYQWDLNWANPDVLLEFVEILVYLANRGVEIFRLDAIAFIWKRLGTDCQNQPEVHVITRALRAALRIVAPAVAFKAEAIVAPADLIHYLGRGVHHGKLSDLAYHNSLMVQLWSSLASRDVRLFETALLNFPPKPVSATWGMYVRCHDDIGWAISDTDAAQTGLSGPGHRHFLSDFYSGEHPGSFARGLVFQYNPRTGDRRISGSGASLAGLEKALDEHNAYEAHLAVQRLLMMHAVVLGFGGVPLLYMGDELALLNDPDFGDTPEHAADNRWVHRPRMNWALAEQRGNPSVPAGQMYSGLRALVQARQHTPQLHASVESQVFRSPNAQVLFLARQHPIGVMLGLYNFSEHPQPFPTAAITPHFRQARDAISGTFPDLSGDTLTLPPYARLWLLSSELPSPENSA; via the coding sequence GTGCAAGAAGATGCCCAAACGGCGCGGCTCCGTGCCGCCTTCGACGATGACCGCGACGCGGAAACCTTCCTGCTGCGGCTTCAGCGCTACGGCCCCGAGCTGCAGGAAAGCCTGGAGGCGGTCTACGGTGCCCAGGCAGCCAGCGTCTTCGAGCGGCTGACCGACGCGCTGCTGCTGGGCTATCACGAACGCCCTGCCGATCTGCGCCGCCTCGACGAAGCGCGGCTGTTGCGCCCCGACTGGCTGCAACAGGAAAGCATGCTCGGCTACGTGGCCTACACCGACCGCTTTGCCGGAACCCTGAAGGACGTGCCGGAGCATCTCGGCTACCTGAAAGAACTCGGCGTGACCTATCTGCACCTGATGCCGCTGCTGAAGCCCCGAGACGGCGAGAACGACGGCGGGTACGCGGTGCAGGATTACCGCGCCGTGCGGCCCGACCTGGGCACCATTCAGGACCTTGCCACGCTGGCCCAGAAGCTGCGCGGGCAGGGCATGAGTCTGTGCCTCGATCTGGTGCTCAATCACGTGGCTCAGGAGCACGAGTGGGCGAAGCGGGCGCAGGCGGGCGAGGAGCGCTACAGAAAATACTTTCTGATGTTCCCCGACCGCCAGATGCCCGACGCCTACGAGCGCACGCTGCCGGAAGTCTTTCCCGACTTCGCGCCGGGCAACTTCACCTGGGACGAGACGAGCGAGCAGTGGGTCTGGACGACCTTCAACCGCTATCAGTGGGATCTGAACTGGGCCAACCCCGACGTTCTGCTGGAATTCGTCGAGATTCTGGTGTATCTGGCGAACCGGGGCGTGGAGATCTTCCGGCTGGACGCCATCGCCTTTATCTGGAAGCGGCTGGGCACCGACTGCCAGAATCAGCCGGAGGTACATGTCATCACGCGGGCGCTGCGGGCGGCGCTCCGGATCGTGGCTCCGGCGGTGGCGTTCAAGGCCGAGGCCATCGTGGCCCCTGCCGACCTGATTCACTATCTGGGCCGGGGCGTGCACCACGGCAAACTGTCGGATCTGGCGTACCACAACAGCCTGATGGTGCAGCTCTGGAGCAGTCTGGCGAGCCGCGATGTGCGGCTGTTCGAGACGGCGCTGCTGAACTTTCCGCCCAAGCCGGTCAGTGCGACCTGGGGCATGTACGTGCGCTGCCACGACGATATCGGCTGGGCCATCTCCGATACCGACGCCGCCCAGACCGGGCTGTCGGGACCGGGCCACCGTCACTTTCTCAGCGATTTCTATTCTGGCGAGCATCCCGGTTCATTTGCGCGGGGGCTGGTCTTCCAGTACAACCCGCGCACCGGAGATCGCCGCATCAGCGGCAGTGGGGCGAGTCTGGCGGGCCTGGAAAAAGCGCTGGACGAACACAACGCCTACGAAGCTCATCTGGCCGTTCAGCGCCTGCTGATGATGCATGCCGTCGTGCTGGGCTTCGGCGGCGTGCCGCTGCTGTACATGGGCGACGAACTGGCCCTGCTGAACGACCCTGATTTCGGAGACACGCCCGAGCACGCCGCCGATAACCGCTGGGTGCACCGCCCGCGTATGAACTGGGCACTGGCAGAGCAGCGGGGGAACCCCAGCGTTCCCGCCGGGCAGATGTACAGTGGGCTGCGGGCGCTGGTGCAGGCGCGGCAGCACACGCCGCAGCTGCATGCCAGCGTCGAATCGCAGGTGTTCCGCAGCCCCAACGCACAGGTGCTGTTTCTGGCGCGTCAGCATCCCATCGGCGTCATGCTGGGCCTGTACAATTTCAGCGAACACCCCCAGCCCTTCCCCACTGCCGCCATCACGCCGCATTTCCGTCAGGCCCGCGACGCGATCAGCGGCACGTTTCCCGATCTGTCGGGCGACACCCTGACGCTGCCGCCGTATGCGCGGCTGTGGCTGCTGTCGTCCGAGCTGCCTTCACCGGAGAATTCAGCATGA
- a CDS encoding quinone oxidoreductase, whose protein sequence is MQAIQITENGGPEVLKLQELPLSPPAPGEAQVRLTYAGLNFVDVYQRQGGRQAPRLPAVLGKEGAGVVTAVGEGVEGLTAGQRVAFGTAARGAYAEAVNLPAWQLAPVPDSVSDEQAAAVMLQGMTAHYLTHSTFALASGQLAVVHAAAGGVGGLLVQIAARLGVTVLATAGSPDKLALARELGAQLTAGYDQFASLAREHGGAHVVYDGVGKATFDAGLDALRVRGLMCLYGAASGAVPPIDPQLLNEKGGLFLTRPSLVYYAQTAEELRWRASDLFAWIAAGELKVRIDRVFPLAQVADAHRYIEGRNTLGKVLLSL, encoded by the coding sequence ATGCAAGCCATCCAGATAACCGAAAATGGCGGCCCCGAAGTCCTGAAGCTCCAGGAACTCCCCCTCTCGCCCCCGGCCCCCGGAGAAGCCCAGGTGCGCCTGACCTACGCGGGCCTGAATTTCGTGGATGTATATCAGCGTCAGGGCGGGCGGCAGGCTCCCAGGCTTCCGGCGGTGCTGGGGAAGGAGGGCGCGGGTGTGGTCACGGCGGTGGGCGAGGGTGTCGAGGGCCTGACTGCTGGGCAGCGGGTCGCCTTCGGTACGGCGGCGCGGGGAGCGTATGCCGAGGCCGTCAATCTTCCGGCGTGGCAGCTTGCACCCGTGCCAGACAGCGTAAGTGACGAACAGGCCGCCGCCGTGATGCTTCAGGGCATGACCGCCCACTATCTGACGCACAGTACGTTTGCGCTGGCATCCGGACAACTGGCCGTTGTCCACGCAGCGGCTGGAGGCGTCGGGGGCCTGCTGGTGCAGATCGCGGCGCGGCTGGGGGTCACTGTGCTGGCGACGGCAGGCAGCCCGGACAAACTGGCACTGGCCCGCGAACTGGGCGCACAGCTCACCGCCGGCTACGACCAGTTCGCATCGCTGGCCCGCGAACACGGCGGCGCACATGTCGTGTATGACGGGGTGGGCAAGGCCACTTTCGACGCTGGCCTGGACGCACTGCGGGTCCGTGGGCTGATGTGCCTGTATGGAGCTGCCAGCGGCGCGGTACCGCCCATCGATCCGCAGCTTCTAAACGAGAAAGGCGGCCTTTTTCTGACGCGGCCTTCACTGGTGTACTACGCCCAGACCGCCGAGGAACTGCGCTGGCGAGCCTCCGACCTGTTCGCCTGGATCGCGGCAGGCGAACTGAAGGTGCGAATCGACCGGGTGTTTCCACTGGCACAGGTGGCCGACGCGCACCGGTATATCGAAGGCCGCAACACGCTCGGGAAGGTGCTTCTGAGCCTGTAA
- a CDS encoding DUF2171 domain-containing protein gives MTQNNEISDRIASDLKARLEQEGEHLQVKDVNGEHVGTVDHLEGDQLKLTRTDSPDGQHHYVPLDQVESMDEVAVYLNVAHSDLK, from the coding sequence ATGACCCAGAACAACGAAATCAGCGACCGTATTGCCAGTGACCTCAAGGCCCGTCTGGAGCAGGAAGGCGAGCATCTGCAAGTGAAGGACGTGAACGGTGAGCACGTGGGCACTGTCGATCATCTGGAAGGCGATCAGCTCAAACTGACCCGCACCGACAGCCCCGACGGTCAGCATCACTATGTTCCGCTGGATCAGGTCGAGAGCATGGACGAAGTGGCCGTGTATCTGAACGTCGCCCACAGCGATCTGAAGTAA